A region of Pan troglodytes isolate AG18354 chromosome 23, NHGRI_mPanTro3-v2.0_pri, whole genome shotgun sequence DNA encodes the following proteins:
- the APOL3 gene encoding apolipoprotein L3 isoform X2 has product MDSEKKRFTEEATKYFRDRVSPVHLQILLTNNEAWKRFVTAAELPRDEADALYEALKKLRTYAAIEDKDVQQKDQQFREWFLKEFPQVKRNIQESIEKLRALANGIEEVHRGCTISNVVSSSTGAASGIMSLAGLVLAPLTAGTSLALTAAGVGLGAASAVTGITTSIVEHSYTSSAEAEASRLTATSIDRLKVFKEVMRDITPNLLSLLNNYYEATQTIGSEIRAIRQARASGRLPVTTWQISAGSGGQAETTIAGTTRAVSRGTRILNATTSGIFLALDVVNLVYESKHLHEGAKSASAEELRRQAQELEENLMELTQIYERLNPCHTQ; this is encoded by the exons ATGGACTCAG AAAAGAAACGCTTTACTGAAGAGGCCACCAAATACTTCCGGGACAGAGTCAGCCCAGTGCATCTGCAAATCCTGCTGACTAACAATGAAGCCTGGAAGAGATTCGTGACTGCGGCTGAATTGCCCAG GGATGAGGCAGATGCTCTCTATGAAGCTCTGAAGAAGCTTAGAACATATGCGGCTATTGAGGACAAAGACGTGCAGCAAAAAGACCAGCAGTTTAGGGAGTGGTTTTTGAAAGAGTTTCCCCAAGTCAAGAGGAATATCCAGGAGTCCATAGAGAAGCTTCGTGCCCTTGCAAATGGGATTGAAGAGGTCCACAGAGGCTGCACCATCTCCAATGTGGTGTCCAGCTCCACTGGCGCTGCCTCTGGCATCATGTCCCTCGCTGGCCTTGTTCTGGCACCACTTACAGCAGGGACGAGTCTGGCCCTTACTGCAGCTGGGGTAGGGCTGGGAGCAGCATCTGCTGTGACTGGGATCACCACCAGCATCGTGGAGCACTCATACACATCGTCAGCAGAAGCTGAAGCCAGCAGGCTGACTGCAACCAGCATTGACCGATTGAAGGTATTTAAGGAAGTTATGCGTGACATCACACCCAACTTACTTTCCCTTCTTAATAATTATTACGAAGCCACACAAACCATTGGGAGTGAAATCCGTGCCATCAGGCAAGCCAGAGCCAGTGGCCGACTCCCTGTGACCACCTGGCAAATCTCAGCTGGAAGTGGTGGTCAGGCGGAGACAACGATTGCAGGCACCACCCGGGCAGTGAGCAGAGGAACCCGGATCCTGAATGCGACCACTTCAGGCATCTTCCTTGCACTGGATGTGGTCAACCTCGTATACGAGTCAAAGCACTTGCATGAGGGGGCAAAGTCTGCGTCTGCTGAGGAGCTGAGGCGGCAGGCTCAGGAGCTGGAGGAGAATCTAATGGAGCTCACTCAGATCTATGAGCGTCTGAATCCATGCCACACCCAGTGA
- the APOL3 gene encoding apolipoprotein L3 (The RefSeq protein has 1 substitution compared to this genomic sequence) — protein MDSEKKRFTEEATKYFRDRVSPVHLQILLTNNEAWKRFVTAAELPRDEADALYEALKKLRTYAAIEDKDVQQKDQQFREWFLKEFPQVKRNIQESIEKLRALANGIEEVHRGCTISNVVSSSTGAASGIMSLAGLVLAPLTAGTSLALTAAGVGLGAASAVTGITTSIVEHSYTSSAEAEASRLTATSIDRLKVFKEVMRDITPNLLSLLNNYYEATQTIGSEIRAIRQARASGRLPVTTWQISAGSGGQAETTIAGTTRAVSRGTRILNATTSGIFLALDVVNLVYESKHLHEGAKSASAEELRRQAQELEENLMELTEIYERLNPCHTQ, from the exons ATGGACTCAG AAAAGAAACGCTTTACTGAAGAGGCCACCAAATACTTCCGGGACAGAGTCAGCCCAGTGCATCTGCAAATCCTGCTGACTAACAATGAAGCCTGGAAGAGATTCGTGACTGCGGCTGAATTGCCCAG GGATGAGGCAGATGCTCTCTATGAAGCTCTGAAGAAGCTTAGAACATATGCGGCTATTGAGGACAAAGACGTGCAGCAAAAAGACCAGCAGTTTAGGGAGTGGTTTTTGAAAGAGTTTCCCCAAGTCAAGAGGAATATCCAGGAGTCCATAGAGAAGCTTCGTGCCCTTGCAAATGGGATTGAAGAGGTCCACAGAGGCTGCACCATCTCCAATGTGGTGTCCAGCTCCACTGGCGCTGCCTCTGGCATCATGTCCCTCGCTGGCCTTGTTCTGGCACCACTTACAGCAGGGACGAGTCTGGCCCTTACTGCAGCTGGGGTAGGGCTGGGAGCAGCATCTGCTGTGACTGGGATCACCACCAGCATCGTGGAGCACTCATACACATCGTCAGCAGAAGCTGAAGCCAGCAGGCTGACTGCAACCAGCATTGACCGATTGAAGGTATTTAAGGAAGTTATGCGTGACATCACACCCAACTTACTTTCCCTTCTTAATAATTATTACGAAGCCACACAAACCATTGGGAGTGAAATCCGTGCCATCAGGCAAGCCAGAGCCAGTGGCCGACTCCCTGTGACCACCTGGCAAATCTCAGCTGGAAGTGGTGGTCAGGCGGAGACAACGATTGCAGGCACCACCCGGGCAGTGAGCAGAGGAACCCGGATCCTGAATGCGACCACTTCAGGCATCTTCCTTGCACTGGATGTGGTCAACCTCGTATACGAGTCAAAGCACTTGCATGAGGGGGCAAAGTCTGCGTCTGCTGAGGAGCTGAGGCGGCAGGCTCAGGAGCTGGAGGAGAATCTAATGGAGCTCACTCAGATCTATGAGCGTCTGAATCCATGCCACACCCAGTGA
- the APOL3 gene encoding apolipoprotein L3 isoform X3, producing MSLAGLVLAPLTAGTSLALTAAGVGLGAASAVTGITTSIVEHSYTSSAEAEASRLTATSIDRLKVFKEVMRDITPNLLSLLNNYYEATQTIGSEIRAIRQARASGRLPVTTWQISAGSGGQAETTIAGTTRAVSRGTRILNATTSGIFLALDVVNLVYESKHLHEGAKSASAEELRRQAQELEENLMELTQIYERLNPCHTQ from the coding sequence ATGTCCCTCGCTGGCCTTGTTCTGGCACCACTTACAGCAGGGACGAGTCTGGCCCTTACTGCAGCTGGGGTAGGGCTGGGAGCAGCATCTGCTGTGACTGGGATCACCACCAGCATCGTGGAGCACTCATACACATCGTCAGCAGAAGCTGAAGCCAGCAGGCTGACTGCAACCAGCATTGACCGATTGAAGGTATTTAAGGAAGTTATGCGTGACATCACACCCAACTTACTTTCCCTTCTTAATAATTATTACGAAGCCACACAAACCATTGGGAGTGAAATCCGTGCCATCAGGCAAGCCAGAGCCAGTGGCCGACTCCCTGTGACCACCTGGCAAATCTCAGCTGGAAGTGGTGGTCAGGCGGAGACAACGATTGCAGGCACCACCCGGGCAGTGAGCAGAGGAACCCGGATCCTGAATGCGACCACTTCAGGCATCTTCCTTGCACTGGATGTGGTCAACCTCGTATACGAGTCAAAGCACTTGCATGAGGGGGCAAAGTCTGCGTCTGCTGAGGAGCTGAGGCGGCAGGCTCAGGAGCTGGAGGAGAATCTAATGGAGCTCACTCAGATCTATGAGCGTCTGAATCCATGCCACACCCAGTGA
- the APOL3 gene encoding apolipoprotein L3 isoform X1, giving the protein MDSVEKKRFTEEATKYFRDRVSPVHLQILLTNNEAWKRFVTAAELPRDEADALYEALKKLRTYAAIEDKDVQQKDQQFREWFLKEFPQVKRNIQESIEKLRALANGIEEVHRGCTISNVVSSSTGAASGIMSLAGLVLAPLTAGTSLALTAAGVGLGAASAVTGITTSIVEHSYTSSAEAEASRLTATSIDRLKVFKEVMRDITPNLLSLLNNYYEATQTIGSEIRAIRQARASGRLPVTTWQISAGSGGQAETTIAGTTRAVSRGTRILNATTSGIFLALDVVNLVYESKHLHEGAKSASAEELRRQAQELEENLMELTQIYERLNPCHTQ; this is encoded by the exons ATGGACTCAG TAGAAAAGAAACGCTTTACTGAAGAGGCCACCAAATACTTCCGGGACAGAGTCAGCCCAGTGCATCTGCAAATCCTGCTGACTAACAATGAAGCCTGGAAGAGATTCGTGACTGCGGCTGAATTGCCCAG GGATGAGGCAGATGCTCTCTATGAAGCTCTGAAGAAGCTTAGAACATATGCGGCTATTGAGGACAAAGACGTGCAGCAAAAAGACCAGCAGTTTAGGGAGTGGTTTTTGAAAGAGTTTCCCCAAGTCAAGAGGAATATCCAGGAGTCCATAGAGAAGCTTCGTGCCCTTGCAAATGGGATTGAAGAGGTCCACAGAGGCTGCACCATCTCCAATGTGGTGTCCAGCTCCACTGGCGCTGCCTCTGGCATCATGTCCCTCGCTGGCCTTGTTCTGGCACCACTTACAGCAGGGACGAGTCTGGCCCTTACTGCAGCTGGGGTAGGGCTGGGAGCAGCATCTGCTGTGACTGGGATCACCACCAGCATCGTGGAGCACTCATACACATCGTCAGCAGAAGCTGAAGCCAGCAGGCTGACTGCAACCAGCATTGACCGATTGAAGGTATTTAAGGAAGTTATGCGTGACATCACACCCAACTTACTTTCCCTTCTTAATAATTATTACGAAGCCACACAAACCATTGGGAGTGAAATCCGTGCCATCAGGCAAGCCAGAGCCAGTGGCCGACTCCCTGTGACCACCTGGCAAATCTCAGCTGGAAGTGGTGGTCAGGCGGAGACAACGATTGCAGGCACCACCCGGGCAGTGAGCAGAGGAACCCGGATCCTGAATGCGACCACTTCAGGCATCTTCCTTGCACTGGATGTGGTCAACCTCGTATACGAGTCAAAGCACTTGCATGAGGGGGCAAAGTCTGCGTCTGCTGAGGAGCTGAGGCGGCAGGCTCAGGAGCTGGAGGAGAATCTAATGGAGCTCACTCAGATCTATGAGCGTCTGAATCCATGCCACACCCAGTGA